A region from the Candidatus Cloacimonadota bacterium genome encodes:
- a CDS encoding NADH-quinone oxidoreductase subunit H, producing the protein MDTPLLLKILYAIISLGVITIWGLTLNGVVRKIYARVQGRIGPPFWQPFIDIIKTYGKRTAVAHGIMFFLGPVFRIAGGIGTYLFIPAIIGSTVFSNFSVSGDVLLVMYFIFFGQLGMALGAGESGHPYSAIGVARGLAQMTAFEVPFALSIIALAIQYKTLNITAIIMAQQGGFLNWTIFTNPLATIAALIALLGMNMHNPFSVVLAPQEIPIGPPTEFHGSYLGLMQTNRGIFNAAKLVLFMNLFFGGATNIFAMIIKTFAIYMISVIVGVSFPRFRVDQSIKFFLSVPAVIALISIILLII; encoded by the coding sequence ATGGATACTCCCCTTCTTCTCAAAATACTCTATGCAATCATCTCCCTTGGGGTGATAACGATCTGGGGACTCACACTGAATGGAGTTGTTCGCAAAATCTATGCACGCGTGCAGGGAAGGATAGGACCTCCTTTCTGGCAGCCGTTCATCGATATTATCAAAACATATGGAAAGAGGACAGCTGTCGCTCACGGCATCATGTTCTTCCTGGGACCAGTCTTCAGGATAGCAGGCGGGATCGGTACATATTTGTTCATCCCTGCCATTATCGGTTCAACTGTTTTCAGCAATTTCAGTGTTTCAGGCGACGTTTTGCTGGTTATGTATTTCATATTTTTCGGACAGCTTGGTATGGCGTTGGGGGCTGGAGAGAGCGGTCATCCCTACAGTGCGATCGGTGTTGCTCGCGGACTTGCGCAGATGACTGCATTCGAAGTTCCTTTTGCTCTATCCATTATTGCGCTTGCAATACAATATAAGACCCTGAACATCACTGCGATTATAATGGCTCAGCAGGGAGGATTCCTCAACTGGACGATCTTCACGAATCCCTTGGCAACGATCGCTGCACTTATCGCTCTTCTTGGCATGAACATGCATAATCCTTTCAGCGTTGTGCTTGCACCACAGGAAATTCCCATCGGACCACCTACAGAATTTCACGGCAGTTATCTTGGTCTTATGCAAACGAACAGAGGTATTTTTAATGCAGCAAAACTCGTCCTGTTCATGAACCTCTTCTTTGGTGGAGCGACAAATATCTTTGCCATGATCATCAAGACCTTTGCTATTTATATGATATCTGTGATCGTCGGTGTTTCGTTCCCGCGATTCAGAGTAGATCAATCGATCAAATTTTTCCTGTCCGTTCCTGCAGTTATCGCACTGATCTCAATTATATTATTGATCATTTAA
- the nuoB gene encoding NADH-quinone oxidoreductase subunit NuoB, producing the protein MKKEHKSLLNTDLPDFERDYFCDTYPQEVKPLKGFIEKFLNWARAQSLWILGFGTGCGAIELRPLMTARFDMFRYGMAPRPTPRQSCVFIIGGYASIKTLKRIVRSYEQIQAPKFVLALGSCTINGGMYFDSYNTINRIDHYIPVDVYVTGCMPRPEAIIAGLRKLQERIMQGKAEKANDYIKNFEWYKANQKKIIKDWNMPDFNW; encoded by the coding sequence ATGAAAAAAGAACATAAATCATTACTAAATACTGATTTACCGGATTTTGAACGCGACTACTTCTGTGATACATATCCTCAGGAAGTTAAACCACTCAAGGGCTTCATTGAAAAGTTCCTTAACTGGGCTCGGGCTCAATCATTGTGGATATTAGGATTTGGAACCGGCTGTGGGGCAATCGAGCTTCGTCCTCTGATGACTGCTCGTTTTGATATGTTTCGTTATGGAATGGCTCCCAGACCAACTCCCCGACAATCATGTGTTTTCATCATCGGAGGGTATGCATCGATTAAGACACTGAAGCGTATTGTTCGAAGTTATGAGCAAATACAAGCCCCGAAATTTGTGCTTGCACTTGGAAGCTGTACGATCAATGGCGGCATGTACTTTGATTCTTATAACACGATCAACCGAATCGACCATTACATTCCGGTCGATGTCTATGTTACGGGTTGTATGCCTCGTCCCGAAGCCATTATAGCCGGTTTGAGAAAACTCCAGGAACGTATTATGCAGGGAAAAGCAGAAAAGGCAAATGATTATATTAAAAATTTTGAATGGTACAAAGCAAATCAGAAAAAGATCATCAAAGATTGGAATATGCCAGATTTTAACTGGTAG